A genomic window from Chelonoidis abingdonii isolate Lonesome George chromosome 26, CheloAbing_2.0, whole genome shotgun sequence includes:
- the IER2 gene encoding immediate early response gene 2 protein — PLQPAACPGPLAPEERAAPADRGNAPGAGDPEPMETQDSSGDLPPATPAPGFCKRPARGGSLLPPGKASRKRRSSSLDKPGAAEAGLVPTKKARLEAEEEEGERQPQGQDGPFPSLAKVLQTRFSGMLRSGPAKGPEPTPGCRPGDGVLSILVRAVVAF; from the coding sequence CCGCTGCAGCCCGCCGCCTGCCCCGGCCCCCTGGCGCCGGAAGAGCGGGCAGCCCCCGCGGACCGTGGAAACGCCCCGGGCGCAGGCGATCCGGAGCCCATGGAGACGCAGGACAGCAGTGGGGACTTGCCCCCGGCGACTCCAGCGCCCGGGTTCTGTAAGCGGCCGGCGCGGGGGGGGTCGTTGCTACCCCCGGGCAAAGCCAGCAGGAAACGGAGGAGCAGCAGTTTGGACAAGCCGGGGGCCGCCGAGGCCGGACTGGTGCCCACCAAGAAGGCCCGGCtggaggcggaggaggaggagggcgagCGGCAGCCCCAGGGACAGGAcggccccttccccagcctggccaaAGTCCTGCAGACCCGCTTCTCCGGGATGCTGCGGAGCGGCCCCGCCAAGGGCCCCGAGCCCACGCCGGGCTGCCGGCCCGGGGACGGGGTGCTCAGCATACTGGTCCGAGCCGTGGTGGCCTTTTAA